A window of the Hevea brasiliensis isolate MT/VB/25A 57/8 chromosome 6, ASM3005281v1, whole genome shotgun sequence genome harbors these coding sequences:
- the LOC110645742 gene encoding stem 28 kDa glycoprotein yields MASLLLLLFLAAITVTSQSYGSEFSIPRQIHLLRPQSGAAGSHVPGVTCLSWRLGVETNNIIGWKTVPAECEGYVGHYMLGQQYRADSKAITDEAFLYAQSLKPDGDGKDIWVFDIDETALSNLPYYAEHGFGADPYNATLFNKWVLEGKAPALPESLNLYRKLQSLGIKIVFITGRTEDQRTVTTNNLKKAGYRSWLKLVLKASSYSGKTAAFYKSSERAKLVSSGYRIVGNIGDQWSDLLGTNTGNRTFKLPDPMYYIS; encoded by the exons ATGGCATCGTTGCTACTCCTACTGTTCCTTGCAGCAATTACAGTGACTTCTCAATCCTATGGCTCAGAATTCAGCATCCCTCGCCAAATCCACCTTCTTCGCCCGCAATCCGGGGCGGCCGGCAGCCATGTTCCCGGCGTAACTTGCCTAAGTTGGCGACTTGGTGTGGAAACTAACAATATTATTGGATGGAAAACAGTTCCTGCGGAATGTGAAGGGTATGTAGGGCACTACATGTTAGGCCAACAATACAGGGCGGATTCTAAAGCCATTACCGACGAGGCTTTTCTCTATGCTCAAAGCCTCAAGCCGGACGGAGACGGCAAAGATATATGGGTCTTTGACATTGACGAGACTGCACTTTCAAACTTACCTTACTATGCTGAGCATGGATTTGG GGCTGACCCGTACAACGCCACATTGTTCAACAAATGGGTTCTGGAAGGCAAAGCTCCAGCGTTGCCAGAGTCTCTGAATCTTTACAGGAAACTACAATCTCTTGGAATCAAAATAGTCTTCATAACAGGAAGAACTGAAGACCAGAGAACTGTCACAACCAACAATCTGAAGAAGGCGGGTTACCGTTCATGGCTGAAGCTTGTACTCAA GGCATCGTCTTATTCAGGAAAAACAGCAGCTTTCTACAAATCAAGTGAAAGGGCAAAGCTTGTGAGCAGTGGATACAGAATCGTTGGAAACATAGGTGATCAATGGAGTGATCTCTTGGGGACTAATACAGGAAATCGAACATTCAAGTTACCCGATCCAATGTACTACattagttaa
- the LOC110645724 gene encoding profilin-3-like → MSWQTYVDEHLMCDIDGHHLTAAAIIGHDGSVWAQSSSFPQFKPEEVAAIMKDFDEPGSLAPTGLHLGGTKYMVIQGEPGAVIRGKKGSGGITVKKTSQALIIGIYDEPLTPGQCNMIVERLGDYLLDQGL, encoded by the exons ATGTCGTGGCAAACGTACGTTGATGAGCACCTTATGTGCGACATCGACGGCCACCATCTCACGGCCGCCGCTATCATCGGCCACGATGGCAGCGTGTGGGCCCAGAGCTCCAGCTTCCCTCAG TTTAAGCCAGAAGAGGTTGCTGCTATCATGAAAGATTTTGATGAACCTGGATCCCTTGCCCCAACTGGCTTGCACCTTGGTGGCACAAAGTACATGGTGATCCAGGGAGAGCCTGGAGCTGTGATTCGTGGAAAGAAG GGTTCTGGTGGCATCACTGTGAAGAAAACGAGCCAAGCTCTCATTATTGGCATTTATGATGAACCACTGACTCCAGGACAGTGCAACATGATTGTAGAGAGGCTGGGTGATTACCTCCTTGATCAAGGCCTGTAG